One stretch of Chitinophaga pendula DNA includes these proteins:
- a CDS encoding ligase-associated DNA damage response DEXH box helicase produces the protein MTKGWKVITDWLAAKELQPFAFQAEAWEHYQRGRSGLVNAPTGYGKTYSLFLAVVIAWIDAHPKDYQQRTKNGLQLLWITPLRALAKDIGRAMEEVLQELGIPWQVGLRNGDTPMATRQAQKKQMPEIVIITPESLHLLIAQKEYPKVFKTLHTIVADEWHELLGSKRGVMIELALSRLKGLARKEGRPPLKLWGISATIGNLEEALDVLLGERDERSVIVRAKLQKQINLQSILPDEIEKYPWAGHLGTKLLYKALPIIMESQTTLLFTNTRGQSEIWYQEILRQCPELAGAIALHHGSIDMELRIWVEEALHTGILKLVVCTASLDLGVDFRPVDTVIQVGSPKGVARFFQRAGRSGHQPGAVSRIHFLPTHSLELVEAAALKAAMGEDMIESRMPVLLAYDVLLQYLMTLGISDGFYAAEIFAEVQGTFCYRDITTEDWQWILSFLTTGGEALYSYDEFKKLEREGDLFICRSRMLALRHRLHIGTIVSDAMLKVKFMGGGYIGMIEEWFIARLQPGDTFGLAGRILEFVMIKDMTVLVRKSSVKRATVPSWMGGRMPLSANLGKILRRKFNEALSGDTTDPELLVLQPLFALQEKLSHIPTDQELLIEKIHTRDGYHLFVYPFEGRLVHEVMAALLAYRISQRQPITFSFAMNDYGFELLSDQPIPVTAEDVRELFSTERLHIELQTSVNATEMARRKFRDIAVIAGLIFQGYPGKQKANRHLQSSASLLFNVFKDYDAHNLLLRQAFNEAFFYQMEEARLRETMERIYHGRIVITEPDQLTPFCFPIKVDSLRENLTSEKLEDRVKKMLNKLTED, from the coding sequence ATGACGAAAGGATGGAAAGTGATCACGGACTGGCTTGCGGCCAAGGAGTTGCAGCCATTTGCGTTTCAGGCGGAAGCCTGGGAACATTATCAGCGAGGTCGCTCCGGCCTTGTAAATGCTCCTACCGGTTATGGTAAGACCTACTCTCTTTTTCTTGCTGTTGTGATCGCCTGGATCGATGCACATCCGAAGGATTATCAGCAAAGGACCAAAAACGGTTTACAGTTATTATGGATCACGCCGTTGCGTGCGCTCGCCAAAGATATTGGCCGGGCAATGGAGGAGGTATTGCAGGAGCTAGGCATTCCCTGGCAGGTGGGGTTACGTAATGGTGATACGCCTATGGCGACGCGGCAGGCGCAGAAGAAACAGATGCCGGAGATTGTGATCATCACTCCGGAGAGTCTTCACTTGTTGATCGCGCAAAAGGAGTATCCTAAAGTATTTAAGACCTTACATACTATCGTTGCGGATGAGTGGCATGAGCTGCTGGGCAGTAAACGCGGAGTGATGATAGAGCTGGCACTTTCGCGGCTGAAGGGATTAGCGAGAAAGGAAGGTCGTCCGCCGTTGAAGTTGTGGGGAATATCGGCGACGATCGGCAATCTGGAGGAGGCATTGGATGTGCTGCTTGGAGAGCGGGATGAGCGTTCTGTGATTGTACGGGCGAAGCTGCAGAAACAGATCAACCTGCAGAGTATATTACCTGATGAGATCGAAAAATATCCGTGGGCGGGGCATCTGGGTACGAAGTTGCTTTACAAGGCATTGCCTATTATCATGGAGAGTCAGACGACGCTGCTCTTTACCAATACACGCGGCCAATCGGAGATATGGTATCAGGAGATATTACGGCAATGTCCGGAGCTGGCAGGCGCTATTGCCTTACATCACGGTTCTATAGACATGGAGTTGCGGATATGGGTGGAAGAAGCCTTACATACTGGTATTCTGAAGCTGGTGGTATGTACTGCCAGTCTTGATCTGGGGGTGGATTTCCGCCCGGTGGATACGGTGATACAGGTGGGCAGTCCGAAGGGGGTGGCGCGTTTTTTTCAACGAGCGGGGCGTAGCGGTCATCAGCCCGGTGCGGTGAGTCGTATACATTTTCTGCCTACTCACTCGCTGGAGCTGGTAGAGGCTGCTGCTTTGAAGGCTGCTATGGGGGAAGATATGATAGAAAGCCGGATGCCAGTGTTGTTAGCATACGATGTATTGTTGCAATACCTGATGACGCTGGGTATCTCTGACGGTTTTTATGCGGCGGAGATATTTGCGGAGGTGCAGGGTACTTTCTGTTACCGTGATATTACGACGGAGGATTGGCAGTGGATACTATCTTTTCTGACGACGGGAGGGGAAGCGTTATATAGTTATGATGAATTCAAGAAGCTGGAGCGGGAAGGGGATCTGTTCATCTGTCGTAGTCGTATGCTGGCTTTACGGCACCGGTTGCATATCGGTACGATTGTCAGTGATGCGATGCTGAAGGTGAAGTTTATGGGCGGCGGTTATATCGGGATGATAGAGGAATGGTTTATTGCGCGGTTGCAGCCCGGCGATACATTCGGGCTGGCGGGGCGTATACTGGAATTTGTGATGATCAAGGATATGACGGTGCTGGTACGTAAGTCTTCTGTGAAGCGGGCGACGGTGCCCAGCTGGATGGGTGGGCGTATGCCGTTGTCGGCTAACCTGGGGAAGATCCTGCGGCGGAAGTTCAATGAAGCGTTGTCGGGTGATACTACTGATCCAGAGTTGCTGGTATTACAACCATTATTTGCTTTACAGGAAAAGTTATCTCATATTCCTACTGACCAGGAGTTACTGATTGAAAAGATCCATACGCGGGACGGGTATCACCTATTCGTGTATCCTTTTGAGGGGCGGCTAGTGCACGAGGTGATGGCTGCATTGCTGGCGTACCGTATCAGTCAACGGCAGCCTATTACTTTTTCTTTTGCGATGAATGATTATGGCTTTGAGTTGCTGAGTGATCAGCCTATTCCTGTTACGGCGGAGGATGTGCGGGAGTTGTTCAGTACGGAGCGATTACATATAGAGTTGCAGACCAGTGTGAATGCTACGGAGATGGCGAGGCGTAAGTTCCGCGATATTGCGGTGATCGCCGGACTGATCTTTCAGGGGTATCCTGGTAAGCAGAAGGCTAACCGGCATCTGCAGTCGTCGGCATCTTTGTTATTCAATGTGTTTAAGGACTATGATGCGCACAACCTGTTGTTGCGACAAGCTTTTAATGAGGCATTCTTTTACCAGATGGAGGAGGCGCGTTTGCGGGAGACGATGGAGCGTATCTATCATGGCCGGATCGTTATTACGGAGCCGGATCAGTTAACGCCGTTTTGTTTTCCGATCAAGGTGGATAGTTTGCGGGAGAATCTTACCAGTGAGAAGCTGGAGGATCGTGTAAAGAAGATGTTGAACAAACTGACCGAAGATTAA
- a CDS encoding MFS transporter: MTTQKNIILIVSCLAIFFEALDVSVLNMAIPQMKQHFHFGDEAIQWVQTVYVLCYGGCVLLGGRLADIWGKKKMFLTGAALFMIASLGAGLTNEYSWLLICRGWQGAGAALAIPAAIALITATFTDPVEKNKALGIFGAMAAIGFATGLATGGILSSYAGWQWVFFINLPVIMGVLLLGYFYIPADARLATAAANNIISGVLLTTIMILIAYLVHALGTVGSHYKSYVSLLTITIVLAYYFIRRERKHPAPLIDFHLFRWQSVIIGNSGAILLGTVFMSYVFLLSLFLQESLHYSARDAGILLFPFSILSALVSKFLLPWMFRKLGVTRTAIAGNIGMFTGIICFILATIGFYPDFFIYAAILSINSLGMAIAFPCLTILSVQDVPEQQHGLAAGVNVTGNAMGGGLGLALVSLMMQTDILKGWSPYLPALLVLVSMAAMGVLLVTIAREPRQHTAIPVH, from the coding sequence ATGACTACACAGAAGAACATTATACTGATCGTTTCCTGCCTGGCCATATTTTTCGAAGCATTGGACGTATCCGTGCTTAACATGGCCATCCCCCAAATGAAACAACATTTTCATTTCGGAGACGAGGCCATACAATGGGTACAGACCGTATATGTTCTGTGTTATGGAGGATGCGTATTGTTAGGAGGACGCCTCGCAGATATCTGGGGCAAAAAGAAAATGTTTCTCACCGGCGCCGCTTTGTTCATGATCGCCTCCCTGGGTGCCGGGCTTACGAATGAGTACAGTTGGCTCCTCATCTGTCGCGGATGGCAGGGCGCCGGCGCCGCACTGGCCATTCCCGCAGCCATCGCCCTGATCACCGCCACCTTTACCGATCCGGTAGAAAAGAATAAAGCATTGGGCATATTCGGCGCCATGGCCGCCATCGGTTTTGCCACCGGCCTGGCTACCGGAGGCATACTCTCCAGCTACGCCGGCTGGCAATGGGTTTTCTTTATCAACCTACCTGTCATCATGGGAGTATTACTATTGGGGTACTTTTATATCCCGGCAGATGCACGCCTGGCGACAGCTGCCGCCAACAATATCATCAGTGGCGTCCTGCTCACCACGATCATGATACTCATCGCCTATCTCGTACACGCACTGGGCACCGTAGGCAGCCACTATAAAAGCTACGTCTCACTGCTCACCATCACTATCGTATTAGCTTACTATTTTATACGGAGAGAAAGAAAACACCCTGCACCATTAATAGACTTCCACCTCTTCAGGTGGCAAAGTGTAATCATCGGTAATTCAGGAGCCATCTTGCTGGGTACCGTCTTTATGAGCTACGTGTTCCTGTTATCTTTATTCCTGCAGGAATCCCTCCACTACTCAGCCAGGGATGCTGGCATCCTGCTGTTTCCTTTCAGCATATTATCGGCACTGGTGTCTAAGTTTTTGCTGCCCTGGATGTTCCGGAAACTGGGGGTAACAAGGACCGCCATTGCCGGTAATATTGGCATGTTTACCGGGATCATCTGCTTCATACTCGCTACAATAGGCTTTTATCCAGATTTCTTTATATATGCGGCTATACTCAGCATTAACTCGCTGGGAATGGCCATCGCATTCCCTTGCCTGACCATCCTGTCCGTACAGGACGTTCCTGAACAGCAACATGGGCTGGCCGCAGGGGTAAATGTAACCGGAAACGCTATGGGTGGAGGCTTGGGCCTCGCCCTCGTTTCCCTCATGATGCAAACAGACATACTCAAAGGTTGGTCGCCGTATCTACCTGCCCTGCTGGTACTGGTATCAATGGCCGCAATGGGAGTACTGCTGGTCACCATCGCCCGCGAACCGCGTCAGCATACCGCTATCCCTGTCCATTAA
- a CDS encoding ATP-dependent DNA ligase produces the protein MERFAQLVKLISNSTKTNEKLEALSHYFATADERDKPWVLALFSGRRPKRTVNSTQLKNWCLQLTGLSEWLFEECYHTVGDLAETIALLLPPNEGQGRQPLHYWLDQLQVLEKAAEADKQAFILQAWQELDTSERLVFNKLITGGFRIGVSQQMMVNALAQTYSIIPATVSHMISGNWDPRQTTLEALLTEGHSGADASKPYPFYLAYALEGGPASLGVPADWVAEWKWDGIRGQLIKRDGQLFVWSRGEELVTEKFPEFAPLLERLPEGVVIDGEILTYSGEAPLPFQTLQTRIGRKNVTRKQLQEAPVILLCYDLLEYERRDIRQEPLWQRRQWLESLVEQVNHPALRLSPVITFDDWDVLTGIRMQARDKGSEGLMLKRRDSSYQVGRKRGDWWKWKIDPYTIDAVMIYAQKGHGRRSNLYTDYTFAVKNGDQLVPFTKAYSGLTDKEINEVDNWVKRHAIEKFGPVRTVKPELVFEIAFEGIATSNRHKSGVALRFPRINRWRKDKPVEEINTLEDLQQLLRSTLVNGQG, from the coding sequence ATGGAAAGATTCGCGCAACTTGTAAAGTTGATCAGCAACAGTACGAAGACCAATGAGAAGCTGGAGGCATTGAGCCATTATTTTGCCACTGCTGATGAGCGGGATAAGCCTTGGGTGCTGGCGCTTTTTTCGGGACGGCGGCCTAAGCGGACGGTCAATTCCACACAGCTGAAAAACTGGTGTTTGCAGTTGACGGGACTAAGTGAGTGGTTATTCGAGGAATGTTATCATACGGTGGGAGACCTGGCGGAGACGATCGCTTTGTTGTTGCCACCGAACGAGGGTCAGGGCAGGCAGCCTTTACATTACTGGCTGGACCAGTTGCAGGTGTTGGAGAAGGCGGCGGAGGCGGATAAACAAGCTTTTATCCTGCAGGCTTGGCAGGAACTGGATACCAGTGAGCGATTGGTTTTCAACAAGCTGATCACTGGTGGTTTCCGTATCGGGGTATCGCAGCAGATGATGGTGAATGCGTTGGCACAGACATATAGTATTATACCTGCTACGGTATCTCATATGATCAGCGGCAACTGGGACCCGCGGCAGACGACGCTGGAGGCGTTGCTGACGGAGGGGCATTCTGGTGCGGACGCCTCCAAGCCCTATCCTTTTTATCTCGCTTATGCGTTGGAAGGCGGGCCCGCTTCGCTTGGTGTTCCTGCGGACTGGGTAGCGGAGTGGAAGTGGGATGGTATCCGTGGGCAGCTGATCAAGCGGGACGGGCAGTTGTTTGTATGGTCGAGGGGGGAAGAACTGGTGACGGAGAAGTTCCCGGAGTTTGCGCCTTTGCTGGAGCGGTTGCCGGAGGGGGTAGTGATCGACGGGGAGATACTGACGTATTCGGGGGAGGCTCCCCTACCCTTTCAGACGTTGCAGACACGTATCGGCAGGAAAAATGTGACCCGTAAGCAACTGCAGGAGGCGCCGGTGATACTGCTCTGTTATGACCTGCTGGAATATGAGCGGCGGGATATACGGCAGGAGCCTTTATGGCAGCGACGTCAGTGGTTGGAATCGCTGGTGGAGCAGGTGAACCATCCTGCTTTGCGATTATCGCCGGTGATCACTTTTGACGACTGGGATGTGCTGACAGGTATCCGCATGCAGGCAAGAGATAAAGGCAGTGAAGGATTGATGTTAAAGCGCCGGGATTCGTCCTACCAGGTGGGGCGTAAGCGCGGTGACTGGTGGAAGTGGAAGATAGACCCCTATACGATAGACGCAGTGATGATCTATGCACAGAAAGGGCATGGGCGGCGTTCCAATCTATATACGGACTACACATTTGCCGTCAAGAACGGCGATCAGCTGGTGCCCTTTACCAAAGCCTATTCGGGCTTGACGGATAAGGAGATCAACGAGGTGGATAACTGGGTGAAGCGGCATGCGATCGAGAAGTTTGGCCCGGTGCGTACGGTGAAACCGGAGTTGGTATTTGAGATTGCTTTTGAGGGTATTGCGACCTCCAACCGGCATAAGTCGGGGGTGGCGTTACGGTTCCCGCGCATCAACCGATGGCGGAAGGATAAGCCGGTGGAGGAGATCAATACATTAGAGGATCTGCAGCAGTTATTGCGAAGCACATTGGTTAATGGACAGGGATAG
- a CDS encoding helix-turn-helix transcriptional regulator, whose translation MLRYPALTNGIPVPMEGFGPTPAIYKQSTTSHRKTVYLTEHMILFIQRGRKVLHFGERTVEADSNTFMIMKSGVYVMSDVVPEEGMYEAVLLHCTDEQLRNFLVQYDLMPAAPVAAGPDQLQLPMSSLLETFRKQYLEYLQRPAEQFPAIQALKLQELLLLLVSAPYKATILPFLQQIAHRVPADIDHVVHTHLFQPVTIGELARLSHRSLAAFKRDFQEKYQCSPRRWITQQRLQHAHMLLQNTQEQVANIALQCGFDNVPHFIRIFKQTYGFTPNSIRTKRAIF comes from the coding sequence ATGCTCAGATATCCTGCATTAACGAATGGCATCCCTGTACCGATGGAAGGTTTTGGTCCGACCCCTGCTATTTACAAGCAAAGTACCACGTCCCACCGCAAGACGGTATATCTCACGGAACATATGATCCTGTTTATTCAGCGGGGTCGTAAGGTGTTGCATTTTGGTGAGCGGACGGTTGAAGCGGACAGTAACACGTTCATGATCATGAAAAGCGGTGTGTATGTGATGTCGGATGTGGTGCCGGAGGAGGGGATGTATGAAGCGGTGTTGCTTCATTGTACGGATGAGCAACTGCGTAATTTCCTGGTACAGTATGACTTGATGCCGGCGGCGCCTGTAGCTGCGGGACCGGATCAATTGCAGCTACCGATGAGCTCCTTGCTGGAGACCTTCCGGAAGCAGTACCTGGAGTATCTGCAACGGCCGGCGGAGCAATTCCCGGCTATTCAGGCATTAAAGCTGCAGGAGCTATTATTGTTACTTGTATCGGCTCCTTATAAGGCAACGATATTGCCTTTTTTGCAGCAGATAGCGCATCGTGTGCCGGCGGATATCGATCATGTGGTGCACACACATTTGTTCCAGCCGGTGACCATAGGAGAATTGGCCCGTCTCTCTCATCGTAGTCTGGCTGCTTTCAAGCGGGATTTCCAGGAAAAGTATCAATGTTCTCCCCGTAGGTGGATTACGCAGCAGCGGTTGCAACATGCGCATATGTTATTACAGAACACACAGGAGCAGGTGGCTAATATAGCCTTACAATGCGGGTTTGACAATGTGCCGCATTTTATCCGCATCTTCAAGCAGACGTATGGTTTTACGCCTAACAGTATCCGGACCAAAAGAGCAATTTTTTGA
- a CDS encoding NCS2 family permease — protein MLAKFFRLEENRTTVRKEILAGLTTFSTMVYILAVNPIILSTTGMDFQALLTATALSAAAGTLVMACYAKLPIGLAPGMGLNAFFAYTIVAAMGYDWRFALTAVFLEGIIFIFLSLFRIREAIIDSIPENLKHAISVGIGLLIALIGMANAGIIQTGMRHVGDGKLEGVILKMGEVTAAGPLIALIGIIVTAVLMYKKVNAALLIGILAATIAGIPFGLTHWPENGSLVSLPPSVAPIAFQLEFDKIFTLDMVVILFTLLMVNLFDTVGTLIGLCNRAGLMDANGKLPRAKQALMADAVGTTVAGLMGTSVVTAYVESASGIAAGGRTGLTALTIAGMFLLSLFFAPLFAMIPQAATAPALIIVGMLMMTAVTKIDFNDVTEALPAFLAIAMMPYSYSIAEGIVFGMLSYVLLKVLTGQYKAISPIMYILSILFIMTFLIK, from the coding sequence ATGTTAGCAAAGTTTTTCAGATTGGAAGAAAACCGGACCACCGTCCGTAAAGAGATATTAGCCGGATTGACCACCTTCTCCACCATGGTGTACATCCTCGCTGTCAATCCCATCATACTGTCCACAACAGGCATGGATTTTCAAGCTTTGCTCACAGCCACCGCACTATCCGCCGCCGCCGGCACACTGGTCATGGCATGCTATGCTAAACTGCCGATAGGCCTCGCACCCGGCATGGGCCTGAATGCCTTCTTCGCCTACACCATCGTCGCCGCCATGGGATACGACTGGCGTTTCGCCCTCACCGCCGTCTTCCTCGAAGGCATCATCTTTATATTCCTGTCCCTATTCCGCATACGCGAAGCCATCATCGATAGCATCCCCGAAAATCTTAAACATGCCATTTCCGTCGGCATCGGCTTGCTCATCGCGCTGATCGGTATGGCCAACGCAGGCATTATCCAGACCGGTATGCGACACGTCGGCGATGGCAAACTGGAAGGCGTCATCCTCAAAATGGGAGAAGTAACCGCCGCCGGCCCCCTCATCGCCCTCATCGGCATAATCGTTACCGCCGTACTGATGTACAAAAAGGTCAATGCCGCCCTCCTCATAGGCATTCTCGCCGCCACCATCGCCGGCATCCCCTTCGGCCTCACTCACTGGCCGGAAAATGGCAGCCTCGTGAGCTTACCACCATCCGTAGCCCCCATCGCGTTTCAACTGGAGTTCGACAAGATATTCACATTGGACATGGTAGTCATCCTGTTCACCTTACTCATGGTAAATCTCTTCGATACCGTCGGTACCCTCATCGGCTTGTGCAACAGAGCCGGACTAATGGATGCCAATGGCAAACTGCCCAGGGCCAAACAGGCACTGATGGCAGATGCTGTAGGTACCACCGTAGCAGGCCTCATGGGCACCAGCGTAGTCACCGCCTACGTCGAAAGCGCCAGTGGTATCGCCGCCGGCGGCCGCACCGGCCTCACCGCCCTCACCATCGCCGGCATGTTCCTCCTGTCCCTGTTCTTTGCACCCCTGTTCGCCATGATACCTCAAGCAGCCACCGCACCAGCATTGATAATCGTCGGTATGCTCATGATGACCGCCGTCACCAAGATAGACTTCAACGACGTAACAGAAGCATTGCCGGCATTCCTCGCCATCGCCATGATGCCTTACTCCTACAGCATCGCAGAAGGTATCGTTTTCGGTATGTTGTCTTATGTATTACTGAAAGTATTAACAGGGCAATATAAAGCCATCAGCCCCATCATGTATATATTGTCAATATTGTTCATCATGACCTTCCTGATCAAATAA
- a CDS encoding Lrp/AsnC family transcriptional regulator translates to MVWGIKREEPAGQAISLDEKDMHILRLLQEDAKMTIRDIAAQLHLSTTPVYERIRRMEQSGVIQQYAAIVDPRKINRGLTVLCYITLKEHGTKAGGKFINEIIGFPEVTECLNVSGESDFLLKIQVRDMDDYQAFFVNKLGEVDNISHMKSSFVISVIKTTHKLT, encoded by the coding sequence ATGGTTTGGGGTATTAAAAGAGAAGAACCTGCAGGGCAGGCGATCAGTTTGGATGAGAAGGACATGCATATATTGCGGTTATTGCAGGAGGATGCCAAGATGACGATCCGCGATATTGCGGCGCAGCTGCATCTGAGTACTACGCCGGTGTATGAGCGTATCCGGCGTATGGAGCAATCGGGGGTGATACAGCAGTATGCGGCGATCGTAGATCCGCGGAAGATCAACCGGGGGTTGACGGTGCTTTGTTATATCACGCTAAAGGAGCACGGTACGAAGGCCGGAGGCAAGTTCATTAATGAGATCATTGGTTTTCCGGAGGTGACGGAGTGTCTGAATGTTTCGGGGGAGTCGGATTTTCTGTTAAAGATACAGGTGCGTGATATGGATGATTACCAGGCTTTTTTTGTGAACAAGTTAGGTGAGGTGGACAATATCAGCCATATGAAAAGTTCATTTGTGATCTCTGTGATCAAGACTACGCATAAGCTGACCTGA
- a CDS encoding S66 peptidase family protein yields MNRKSFLSRMLGAGLALPFSGTLASAAPAVAPSRSPLIPPYLSAGDTIGITSPAGYITHQEIQPAIRLLQSWGFTIRVGNTIGKRDFSFGGTDAERLQDLQAMLNDTGIKAILCARGGYGCARILDRLDFTIFSKHPKWVIGFSDITALLCHIHRHTGVATIHSKMCNSFPDSFEQADAVVQDTILSIRRALRGDVMQYTAPVHANNRPGSASGLLVGGNLSMLQSIASTNSEIDTIGKILFLEEVGEYLYSLDRMLGNLQRSRKLDSLAGLIIGGFNRIRPDDPGEEFGRNLYEIVLDKVRDFGYPVCFDFPTGHQKNNYALKCGVMHRLDVGKEQVLLRELKPVI; encoded by the coding sequence ATGAACAGGAAATCTTTTTTATCCCGTATGCTGGGAGCAGGTCTGGCTCTCCCCTTCTCCGGTACTTTAGCGTCGGCGGCACCTGCTGTTGCGCCTTCCCGTTCTCCTCTTATTCCCCCTTATTTATCTGCCGGTGATACCATCGGCATCACTTCTCCTGCCGGTTATATTACGCATCAGGAGATACAACCTGCGATCCGTCTTCTGCAAAGCTGGGGGTTCACCATTCGTGTGGGTAATACTATTGGCAAACGAGATTTCAGCTTTGGCGGTACTGATGCGGAGCGTTTGCAAGATTTGCAGGCGATGCTAAACGATACCGGGATCAAGGCTATTCTGTGTGCCCGTGGAGGTTATGGGTGTGCGCGTATATTGGATCGGCTGGACTTTACTATTTTTTCCAAACATCCGAAATGGGTGATCGGCTTCAGTGATATTACGGCGTTGCTTTGTCATATACACCGGCATACTGGTGTAGCGACGATCCATTCCAAGATGTGTAATAGTTTTCCGGATAGTTTTGAGCAAGCGGATGCTGTTGTGCAGGATACGATCCTTTCTATCCGGCGGGCGTTGCGAGGCGATGTGATGCAGTATACGGCGCCGGTGCATGCCAATAACCGGCCAGGCAGTGCCAGCGGGTTGCTGGTAGGCGGTAACTTATCTATGTTGCAGAGTATTGCGTCTACGAATTCGGAGATAGATACGATTGGTAAGATCTTATTTCTCGAAGAGGTGGGTGAATACCTATATAGCCTGGACCGTATGCTAGGCAATCTGCAACGTTCCCGCAAGCTGGATAGCCTGGCGGGATTGATCATTGGCGGTTTTAACCGTATCAGGCCGGATGATCCCGGTGAGGAGTTTGGCCGTAATCTGTATGAGATTGTGCTGGATAAGGTACGTGACTTCGGGTACCCTGTATGTTTTGATTTCCCTACCGGGCATCAGAAGAACAACTATGCGCTTAAGTGCGGCGTGATGCACCGGCTGGACGTAGGGAAAGAGCAGGTGTTGCTACGGGAGCTTAAGCCGGTTATTTGA
- a CDS encoding ligase-associated DNA damage response exonuclease: MSLLQFTEKGIYCAAGDFFIDPWRPVERAVITHAHADHARMGNQHYLCTHSSVPLLRLRLGADISVQGVNYEEVVRYNGVQLSLHPAGHIIGSAQVRVEYQGEVWVVSGDYKLENDGLSPQFEPVACHTFITESTFGLPIYRWLPQEELFGNMRQWIAENRQADKSSVLIGYSLGKAQRLLYHLRDVTDRFLVHGAIAVPHAVLLAEGWPLPPVERITPETPKSAFKGSVIIAPPSAVGSTWMRKLQPYSLGICSGWMQVRGNMRRSNADAGFALSDHADWPGLLEAVKATGASRVLTTHGFSSAFARHLQELGIEAGEVKTEFGQEEEEAITTPEDQTTT, translated from the coding sequence ATGAGTTTATTACAATTCACGGAGAAGGGTATTTACTGTGCGGCCGGGGATTTTTTTATTGATCCCTGGCGGCCTGTGGAACGGGCGGTGATCACACATGCACACGCGGATCATGCCCGGATGGGTAACCAACATTACCTGTGTACCCATAGTAGTGTTCCTTTACTACGGTTGCGGTTAGGAGCGGATATTAGTGTGCAGGGGGTGAACTACGAGGAGGTGGTGCGGTACAATGGGGTGCAGTTGTCATTGCATCCGGCCGGGCATATTATCGGGTCGGCGCAAGTGCGGGTGGAATACCAGGGGGAAGTATGGGTGGTGAGCGGGGATTATAAGCTGGAAAACGACGGGTTGTCGCCACAGTTTGAGCCGGTGGCCTGCCATACGTTCATTACGGAGAGTACGTTTGGGTTGCCGATCTATCGTTGGCTGCCGCAGGAGGAGTTATTTGGGAACATGCGGCAATGGATTGCCGAGAACCGGCAGGCCGATAAAAGTTCGGTGTTGATCGGGTACAGCCTGGGTAAGGCGCAGCGGTTGCTTTATCATTTGCGGGATGTTACGGACCGGTTCCTGGTGCACGGGGCGATCGCGGTGCCGCATGCGGTACTGTTGGCGGAGGGATGGCCTTTGCCGCCAGTGGAGCGGATCACGCCGGAGACACCTAAAAGTGCCTTTAAAGGCAGTGTGATCATTGCGCCCCCTTCGGCGGTGGGTAGTACCTGGATGCGGAAGTTACAGCCTTATTCACTCGGTATTTGCAGTGGATGGATGCAGGTACGCGGTAATATGCGCCGGAGTAATGCGGACGCCGGGTTTGCGCTTTCGGACCATGCGGACTGGCCGGGGTTGCTAGAGGCGGTGAAGGCTACCGGCGCCAGCCGGGTGTTGACCACTCACGGGTTCAGCAGTGCTTTTGCGCGGCACCTGCAGGAGTTGGGGATAGAGGCCGGAGAAGTTAAAACGGAGTTCGGACAGGAAGAAGAGGAAGCTATTACTACACCGGAAGACCAGACGACCACTTAA